The Epinephelus lanceolatus isolate andai-2023 chromosome 11, ASM4190304v1, whole genome shotgun sequence genome window below encodes:
- the wasf3a gene encoding actin-binding protein WASF3, with the protein MPLVKRNIQPRHLCHATVPDGIGNELECVTNNTLSAIIRQLSSLSKHAENVFGELFNEANTFYVRANSLQDRIDRLAVKVTQLDSSVEEVSLQDINMRKAFKSSAVQDQQVLSKGSIPGSVAEMHNSSDRPPPLSTLTAYREDSTDAMKYYSDPSYFFDLWKEKMLQDTEEKRKERRRQREQKRCVESSTLQREVKKVRKARNRRQEWNMMAFDKELRPDHRHPQSLRRGASSEGSLSPDGRPDLPDYPIPPVPAHAACNHAKSHDYVPGNAHPSPPVEHEYHSIDVNYKRVTYATAEPHAADRMNGSIRPPADYNSLPLPPAPGPPIPSAQTAFGFPLGALPPTPHNGVLHVGPGYPLPPVPPPGPHMFPPPPGPPPPPLPPPAVPLHLAGQSEGGRAETKPVRDARSDLLSAIRMGIQLKKVQEQQELQNKQEPVGNDVATILSRRIAVEYSDSDDDSELEENEWSD; encoded by the exons ATGCCTTTGGTCAAGAGAAACATTCAGCCTCGGCACCTGTGCCACGCTACAGTGCCTGACGGGATTGGCAACGAGCTGGAATGTGTGACCAACAACACGCTGTCCGCCATCATCCGCCAGCTCAGCAGTCTGA GTAAACatgcagaaaatgtttttggggAGCTTTTTAATGAGGCCAACACTTTTTATGTGCGCGCCAACTCACTCCAGGACCGCATCGACCGCTTGGCCGTCAAGGTCACCCAGCTGGACTCCAGCGTGGAGGAGG TCTCTCTTCAGGACATTAACATGAGGAAGGCATTCAAAAGCTCTGCTGTCCAGGACCAGCAGGTTCTGTCCAAAGGCAGCATTCCAGGCTCGGTGGCTGAGATGCACAACAGCAGCGACAGGCCTCCTCCTCTCAGCACCCTCACTGCCTACAG agAGGATTCCACTGATGCCATGAAATACTACTCAGACCCATCATACTTTTTTGACCTGTGGAAGGAGAAGATGCTTCAGGACacagaggaaaagaggaaagagaggcGGAGGCAGAGG GAACAGAAGCGATGTGTGGAAAGCAGCACGCTTCAGCGCGAGGTGAAGAAAGTGAGAAAGGCTCGAAACCGCAGACAAGAGTGGAACATGATGGCATTCGATAAGGAGCTTCGTCCAGATCACCGCCATCCACAGAGTCTCCGGCGAGGAGCATCATCTGAGGGCTCGCTCTCCCCAGACGGCAG GCCTGACCTTCCAGACTACCCCATCCCTCCAGTGCCTGCCCACGCTGCTTGTAATCATGCCAAGTCACATGATTATGTGCCTGGGAACGCACACCCCTCACCACCTGTGGAGCATGAATACCACAGCATTGATGTCAACTACAAGAGAGTAACCTACGCCACAGCAGAGCCGCATGCTGCAGACCGAATGAACGGCTCAATACGTCCACCTGCAGATtacaa CTCTCTCCCCCTACCTCCAGCTCCGGGCCCACCCATCCCATCAGCACAGACAGCGTTTGGCTTTCCTCTGGGTGCGCTACCACCAACACCACATAATGGAGTTTTGCACGTAGGCCCAGGTTACCCTCTGCCACCTGTACCACCTCCAGGGCCACACATgttccctcctcctccaggtcccccacctccacctctccctCCCCCAGCTGTACCCTTACACCTGGCAGGACAGAGCGAAGGCGGCAGAGCTGAGACTAAACCTGTGAGAGATGCGAGAAGTGACCTGCTGTCCGCCATCCGCATGG GCATCCAGCTGAAGAAAGTTCAAGAGCAACAGGAGCTGCAGAACAAGCAGGAGCCGGTGGGGAACGACGTGGCCACCATCCTGTCCCGACGCATTGCAGTGGAGTACAGCGACTCTGATGACGACTCTGAGCTGGAAGAAAACGAATGGTCAGACTGA
- the LOC117247362 gene encoding V-type proton ATPase catalytic subunit A-like yields the protein MDTSTLPKIQDEERESKFGYVHGVSGPVVTATAMAGAAMYELVRVGHSELVGEIIRLEGDMATIQVYEETSGVSVGDPVLRTGKPLSVELGPGIMGSIFDGIQRPLKDINDLTQSIYIPRGVNIGALNRDLKWEFSPGQSLRAGSHVTGGDIYGMVFENSLIKHKLMLPPRNRGTVTYLAPPGNYDISDVVLELEFEGIKEKFTMMQVWPVRQIRPVTEKLPANHPLLTGQRVLDALFPCVQGGTTAIPGAFGCGKTVISQSLSKYSNSDVIIYVGCGERGNEMSEVLRDFPELTMEVDGKTESIMKRTALVANTSNMPVAAREASIYTGITLSEYFRDMGYNVSMMADSTSRWAEALREISGRLAEMPADSGYPAYLGARLASFYERAGRVKCLGNPEREGSVSIVGAVSPPGGDFSDPVTSATLGIVQVFWGLDKKLAQRKHFPSVNWLISYSKYTRALDEYYDKHFPEFVPLRTKAKEILQEEEDLAEIVQLVGKASLAETDKITLEVAKLIKDDFLQQNGYTPYDRFCPFYKTVGILSNMISFYDMARHAVESTAQSDNKITWAIIREHMGETLYKISSMKFKDPVKDGEAKIKADFAQLLEDMQNAFRTLEE from the exons ATGGATACCTCAACACTTCCCAAGATCCAGGATGAGGAGCGAGAAAGCAAGTTTGGATATGTACATGGGGTTTCTGGACCAG TGGTGACAGCGACTGCAATGGCAGGAGCAGCCATGTACGAGCTGGTACGTGTAGGTCACAGTGAGCTGGTGGGAGAAATCATCCGTTTAGAGGGAGACATGGCAACCATCCAGGTCTATGAGGAAACTT CTGGTGTGTCTGTCGGTGATCCTGTTCTGCGGACAGGAAAACCCCTCTCTGTAGAGCTGGGTCCAGGAATCATGGGCTCCATCTTTGACGGTATCCAGCGTCCATTAAAAGATATCAACGACCTCACTCAAAGCATCTATATCCCAAGAGGAGTGAACATAGGTGCCCTTAACAGAGACCTCAAATGGGAATTTTCCCCCGGCCAGAGTCTTCGG GCCGGCAGTCACGTGACAGGTGGTGATATCTATGGCATGGTTTTCGAAAACTCCTTAATAAAACACAAGCTGATGCTTCCACCTCGCAACAGAGGCACTGTCACCTACCTGGCTCCACCTGGAAACTATGACATTTCT GATGTGGTCCTGGAGCTCGAATTCGAAGGTATTAAGGAGAAGTTCACCATGATGCAGGTGTGGCCAGTACGACAGATCCGCCCAGTAACAGAGAAGCTACCTGCTAATCATCCGCTGCTAACAGGTCAGAGAGTTCTGGACGCACTTTTCCC TTGCGTGCAGGGTGGCACCACTGCTATACCAGGCGCCTTTGGATGTGGAAAGACGGTGATCTCACAGTCCTTGTCCAAGTACTCCAACAGTGACGTTATCATCTATGTTGGCTGTGGAGAGCGTGGAAATGAAATGTCTGAAGTGCTGCGGGATTTCCCAGAG CTTACTATGGAGGTCGATGGCAAGACTGAGAGCATTATGAAGAGAACAGCACTGGTTGCTAACACCTCCAACATGCCTGTGGCTGCCAGAGAAGCCTCAATTTATACAG GGATCACACTGTCCGAATACTTCAGAGATATGGGCTATAATGTGAGCATGATGGCCGACTCGACATCTCGATGGGCCGAAGCTCTGAGAGAAATCTCTGGAAGATTAGCTGAAATGCCTGCTG ACAGTGGGTATCCTGCTTACCTGGGCGCTAGGCTTGCCTCCTTCTATGAGCGTGCAGGACGTGTGAAGTGCCTGGGAAATCCAGAGAGAGAGGGCAGCGTCAGCATCGTAGGAGC AGTGTCACCTCCTGGTGGAGACTTCTCAGACCCTGTCACTTCAGCCACATTGGGAATTGTTCAG GTGTTCTGGGGATTGGACAAGAAGCTAGCTCAGAGGAAACACTTCCCCTCAGTTAACTGGCTGATTAGCTACAGCAAGTACACACGAGCTCTGGATGAATATTATGACAAACATTTCCCTGAGTTTGTTCCCCTCCGTACAAAAGCCAAGGAGATcctacaggaggaggaggacctgGCTGAAATCGTGCAGCTTGTAGGCAAG gcttcTCTTGCTGAGACCGATAAGATCACTCTAGAAGTTGCAAAGCTCATTAAGGATGACTTCCTGCAGCAGAACGGTTATACTCCCTATGACAG gTTCTGCCCTTTCTACAAAACTGTTGGCATCCTCTCAAACATGATATCTTTTTACGACATGGCCCGACACGCCGTGGAGTCCACCGCACAGAGTGACAACAAAATCACCTGGGCCATTATCAGGGAGCACATGGGAGAGACCCTGTATAAAATCAGCTCCATGAAGTTTAAG GACCCTGTTAAGGATGGCGAAGCTAAGATCAAAGCAGACTTCGCCCAGCTGCTGGAGGACATGCAGAACGCCTTCCGGACCCTGGAGGAATGA
- the LOC117272082 gene encoding palmitoyltransferase ZDHHC23-A isoform X1 has protein sequence MKWEKLKPPEPDDPMCCCECDIDQYGCCCDCEDLDETFSRWLKDRPGKGGCQSPVLGAIIDNLEISMIPALVLLPVLLRVAALHYLLGIIILTALPGLVLWYYYATHKKKRRTLFFLTLALFSLFYMYYLFITEILPRGDISQLQLCTVTAGMIVTIVSLIHTKRGPGFVTSSLHEADSHSQEANKDSTHLNGSIQSAASSGTAAELQTTKEALAAKWSRCPLCKIMRPPRAGHCRTCGSCVQRLDHHCVWINSCVGQANHRSFLFTVTVFVLTSVYGISLVLCSLCPRQYLMTALLYCPGAYSQSSMALCFTCAWYSSIVTGGLLYLLVAQVLNISFNVTEREAQLALRNKTGQRRLWGLVIDTGEYSRGFYQNWVEFLTMADASVSSRSSFTDLV, from the exons ATGAAATGGGAGAAGTTGAAACCTCCAGAACCAGATGACCCTATGTGCTGCTGTGAGTGTGATATTGACCAGTACGGATGTTGCTGTGACTGTGAAGATTTGGACGAAACCTTCAGCAG GTGGCTGAAAGACAGACCAGGTAAAGGTGGATGTCAGTCTCCTGTACTTGGGGCCATAATTGACAACCTGGAGATCTCCATGATTCCGGCCCTGGTGCTGCTACCCGTCCTGCTGCGGGTTGCAGCCCTGCACTACCTGCTGGGTATCATCATCCTGACAGCTCTGCCCGGCCTGGTGCTGTGGTACTACTACGCCACGCATAAAAAGAAGAGACGGaccctcttcttcctcactcTTGCTCTCTTCTCCCTGTTCTACATGTATTACCTCTTCATCACAGAGATTTTACCTCGTGGGGACatcagccagctgcagctgtgtactGTGACCGCTGGAATGATCGTCACTATCGTCTCTCTTATTCACACCAAGAGAGGCCCGGGATTTGTGACCTCTTCCCTACATGAGGCAGACAGTCACAGTCAGGAGGCTAACAAAGACTCTACACACCTTAATGGATCTATCCAATCAGCAGCCTCCTCAGGGACTGCAGCAGAGTTGCAGACAACAAAAGAGGCCCTGGCAGCAAAATGGAGCAGGTGTCCTCTGTGCAAAATAATGCGACCCCCGCGGGCCGGACACTGTCGAACCTGTGGATCCTGTGTACAGCGCCTGGACCACCACTGTGTCTG GATAAACAGCTGTGTCGGACAGGCAAACCATCGCAGTTTCCTGTTCACCGTCACAGTGTTCGTGTTGACCTCTGTGTATGGGATCAGTTTGGTGCTATGCAGCCTCTGTCCTCGACAGTATCTGATGACGGCTCTCCTCTACTGCCCTGGCGCTTACAGTCAGTCCAG CATGGCACTTTGCTTCACTTGTGCCTGGTACAGCAGCATTGTCACAGGTGGACTGCTTTACCTGCTAGTGGCACAGGTTCTAAACATCAGCTTCAATGTGACGGAGCGGGAGGCTCAGCTGGCTCTAAGGAACAAAACGGGCCAGAGACGCCTGTGGGGGCTCGTCATCGACACAGGAGAGTATTCACGTGGCTTCTATCAGAACTGGGTTGAGTTCCTCACCATGGCAGATGCCTCCGTTTCTTCTCGCTCCAGCTTCACTGACTTGGTCTAG